The Rhizobium leguminosarum genome includes a region encoding these proteins:
- a CDS encoding RNA polymerase sigma factor, with product MMKPSGSTEAVRIEDLDDAGLVEHARQLDPAAFWLIIKRHNLRLHRVARAVLNDDIEAEDVLQETYIHAFTHLAEFRAEARLSTWLTRIALNEALGRRRKRRPTVDAKAIEGMVAPFSAHKPDPEEAAALAEIRGLLERAVGDLPEPFRIVFVMRDVEEMSIEETAFLLALRPQTVSTRLYRARRLLREALRDQLATVFTDTFLFAGARCDRLAQSVLDRLAIRLVRKATHLLNAATERT from the coding sequence ATGATGAAGCCGAGCGGATCCACCGAGGCGGTGAGGATCGAGGACCTTGACGACGCGGGGCTGGTTGAACACGCGCGACAGCTTGACCCCGCCGCATTCTGGCTAATCATCAAGCGTCACAATCTGCGGCTTCACCGGGTCGCCCGCGCCGTCCTGAATGACGACATCGAGGCGGAGGACGTACTTCAGGAGACCTATATCCACGCCTTCACCCATCTGGCCGAATTCCGCGCGGAGGCGCGGCTGTCGACCTGGCTCACCCGGATCGCGCTGAACGAGGCGCTGGGACGCCGCCGGAAAAGGCGACCCACCGTAGACGCGAAAGCCATCGAAGGCATGGTCGCTCCGTTCAGCGCACACAAGCCTGATCCCGAAGAGGCGGCCGCTCTCGCTGAAATCCGCGGCCTGCTGGAGCGAGCCGTCGGTGACTTGCCGGAGCCCTTTCGCATCGTCTTTGTCATGCGGGACGTCGAGGAAATGAGCATTGAGGAAACGGCTTTTCTTTTGGCATTGCGACCTCAGACAGTGAGCACCCGTCTTTATCGCGCACGCCGGCTGCTTCGCGAAGCGCTGCGGGACCAACTCGCCACCGTGTTCACGGATACGTTTCTCTTCGCTGGCGCTCGTTGTGACCGCCTCGCGCAATCAGTCCTCGATCGGCTCGCAATTCGCCTGGTTCGAAAGGCTACGCATCTGTTGAACGCGGCGACTGAGCGCACCTAG